From a single Adhaeribacter swui genomic region:
- a CDS encoding glycosyltransferase, whose amino-acid sequence MIKNKEQSSGGVEAIHVVCMKTPAKRELFILKILIGGGLISLAVFAAWLVKSEQIGYFPLYLLLVLSLGYKMVRVLHEWYHYWGMKTTPLPKSTRTWTVDMLTTAVPGEPFDMIERTLKAMKAVRYPHTTYLCDEGNDPALIKLCQELDVVHVTRTVKVNAKAGNINNALQQATGELCVIMDPDHIPVPSYLDEVVAYFEDPEVGYVQMVQAYYNAEDSFFARGAAQQTYLFYGPMMMGMNGYGTVQAIGANCTFRRAALDSIGGHAPGLSEDMHTAMQLHAKGWKSVYTPKILTRGLVPNTLASYFKQQIKWSRGTFDLLVHVYPRLFRNFTWRQKLHYLLLPLHYAFGLIVLLDIFIPAASLIMGETPLYIEWYQFFWVLLPYLGFITLIRQYAQRWLLEDHEKGFHVSGGILLFASWWVFSLGLIYTILNIKVPYIATLKNDEDRNNWSLSMPNIIVCGLNLGALWYGLSRDWSPYSWMMGTYVGLNSLLLLIVIVAAQPVLIKKLKNWLQPFSITHLLYWPIKLVRQVILPDTYRLLRKGAPALAILLFLACNSFILMDYNPSKDIEVLYGPQTKATGGFYTGMYLPTGQEETALVAADNFQKQLGTNLNILSVNQSWAPESSDGLPVALFEHIAQRGAIPLITWNPLEVKRTEKTAKTKENILEAIAAGKYDAYIQAYARSIQRYNHPVFIQFAPEADNTEKYPAQPVPITPEVFKAAYQHVVATFANTGVNNVSWIWHPAEPQNIEAYYPGENYVDWVGISCLNYGKAAKDGKWRTFEELYRPFRNDMLKLNKPVMLTEFGSTNYGGNGQEWLEYYLPLIPNYYREIRSLVFYTNNPGQSWPTAWRPANYSAEIDWTIKNPNQIAKFYRRIKQESFIWQKPTFEQKALRPELVKTFRKNQEHYLTGKPGQYTLLVKEQPFYVKGVAYNPGHDWRDGHYPLTRQQLEQDFDAIKAMGANTIRRYSPSVYDNNILTIAQEKDLKVLYGFWFDPKVDYYKDTVQVKKYLQKVEETVSKFKDAPAVLGWSVGNETSSLLKKHYSQPYLSLNRKAYMHMLELMAERIHLIDPARPVFTSLEHSRQLAGELLAFGQLVPSVDVVGINSYYTQQISKLQEINAKFNPHRPYLISEFGPSGYWDPEYSLIDKNTILIEETNAQKATLYTQEWQSFIQKNKGNNVGGVAFCWRDRFEGSATWFGLTDFRGRKKPVYYALQQIWTDQTPAPAPKVQIVGPSGFLVPKTSFEFTVVGNFNPNSKIEWQLYKDDYLENMDVLEKIDQPNKVVVTLPELKGKYHRTNYRLYVYVSDGKGNVITASKSLIM is encoded by the coding sequence ATGATTAAGAACAAAGAGCAGAGCAGTGGAGGGGTAGAAGCTATCCATGTGGTGTGCATGAAAACTCCTGCTAAAAGAGAGTTGTTCATTCTCAAAATACTGATTGGGGGTGGCCTTATTAGTCTTGCTGTATTTGCGGCTTGGCTTGTTAAATCAGAGCAAATTGGTTATTTCCCCCTGTATTTGTTACTGGTGTTATCTTTAGGGTATAAAATGGTGCGGGTACTCCACGAATGGTACCACTACTGGGGTATGAAAACCACGCCGCTGCCAAAGTCCACCCGTACCTGGACGGTAGACATGCTTACTACGGCTGTACCGGGTGAGCCCTTCGACATGATTGAGCGCACCCTCAAAGCCATGAAAGCAGTGCGCTATCCGCATACTACTTACCTCTGCGACGAAGGCAATGATCCGGCTTTAATTAAACTTTGCCAGGAGTTAGATGTGGTACATGTTACCCGTACCGTTAAAGTAAACGCTAAGGCCGGTAATATTAATAATGCCTTGCAACAGGCTACCGGCGAATTATGCGTTATCATGGACCCCGACCATATTCCGGTACCCTCTTACTTAGATGAAGTAGTGGCTTACTTCGAAGACCCGGAAGTAGGTTACGTGCAAATGGTGCAAGCGTACTACAACGCCGAAGACAGCTTTTTTGCCCGCGGGGCCGCCCAGCAAACGTATTTGTTTTACGGCCCCATGATGATGGGCATGAATGGCTACGGCACGGTGCAGGCCATCGGTGCGAATTGTACCTTTCGCCGGGCTGCTCTGGATTCTATTGGCGGCCACGCACCCGGTCTTTCCGAAGACATGCATACGGCCATGCAGTTGCACGCCAAAGGCTGGAAATCGGTTTACACGCCTAAAATACTAACCCGGGGGCTGGTGCCCAATACCCTGGCTTCGTATTTTAAACAGCAAATCAAATGGTCCCGGGGTACTTTTGATTTATTGGTGCACGTGTACCCGCGTTTATTTAGAAATTTTACCTGGCGTCAGAAACTGCATTACTTACTACTGCCCCTGCATTATGCCTTTGGCCTGATCGTTTTATTAGATATCTTCATTCCGGCGGCTTCTTTAATCATGGGGGAAACGCCGTTGTATATTGAGTGGTACCAGTTCTTCTGGGTACTTCTGCCTTATCTTGGTTTTATTACCCTGATCCGGCAGTATGCCCAGCGCTGGCTGCTGGAAGACCATGAAAAAGGTTTTCACGTGTCGGGTGGTATCTTGTTGTTTGCCAGTTGGTGGGTATTTTCGCTTGGCCTGATTTATACCATATTAAATATCAAAGTACCCTATATCGCCACTCTTAAAAACGACGAAGATCGCAATAACTGGTCTTTAAGTATGCCCAACATCATTGTTTGCGGATTAAATTTAGGCGCTTTATGGTACGGCTTATCACGCGATTGGAGCCCTTATAGTTGGATGATGGGAACTTACGTGGGGCTAAATAGTTTGTTGTTGCTGATCGTCATTGTGGCGGCCCAACCGGTTTTAATCAAAAAATTAAAAAATTGGCTGCAGCCGTTTTCTATTACGCACCTGCTGTATTGGCCGATAAAATTAGTGCGTCAGGTTATTTTGCCAGATACGTACCGGCTGTTGCGCAAAGGCGCGCCTGCCCTGGCTATTCTTCTTTTTCTGGCTTGTAACAGCTTTATCTTAATGGATTATAACCCCAGCAAAGATATAGAAGTGCTCTACGGGCCGCAAACCAAAGCTACCGGTGGTTTTTATACGGGTATGTACCTGCCCACTGGACAAGAAGAAACTGCCTTGGTTGCAGCGGATAATTTTCAGAAGCAATTGGGTACTAACTTAAATATTCTTTCGGTAAATCAAAGTTGGGCGCCGGAGAGCTCCGATGGCCTGCCGGTAGCTTTGTTCGAGCATATTGCTCAACGAGGCGCTATTCCTTTAATTACCTGGAATCCCCTGGAAGTGAAACGCACAGAAAAAACAGCTAAAACAAAAGAAAATATTTTAGAAGCCATTGCGGCCGGTAAGTATGACGCTTATATTCAAGCTTACGCGCGCAGTATCCAGCGGTACAATCACCCGGTTTTTATTCAGTTTGCCCCGGAAGCAGATAATACCGAAAAGTACCCGGCTCAACCGGTACCAATAACGCCGGAGGTATTTAAAGCTGCTTACCAACACGTAGTGGCTACCTTTGCCAACACCGGCGTAAATAATGTAAGCTGGATTTGGCATCCGGCCGAACCGCAAAACATAGAGGCGTATTACCCCGGCGAAAATTACGTGGATTGGGTAGGAATATCTTGCTTGAACTATGGAAAGGCTGCCAAAGATGGCAAATGGCGTACCTTTGAAGAACTGTACCGGCCGTTTCGCAACGACATGCTTAAGTTAAATAAACCGGTAATGCTCACAGAGTTCGGCTCGACGAACTACGGGGGCAACGGGCAGGAATGGCTTGAATATTATTTGCCCTTGATTCCGAATTATTACCGCGAAATCCGTTCATTGGTGTTTTACACAAATAACCCGGGTCAAAGCTGGCCTACTGCCTGGCGCCCTGCTAACTATTCGGCAGAGATAGACTGGACAATTAAAAACCCAAACCAAATAGCTAAGTTTTATCGGAGAATAAAGCAAGAATCTTTTATCTGGCAAAAGCCTACTTTCGAGCAGAAAGCGCTGCGTCCGGAGTTGGTTAAAACTTTCCGGAAAAATCAAGAACATTATTTAACAGGTAAGCCGGGACAATACACCTTGTTGGTAAAAGAGCAACCCTTTTACGTGAAGGGAGTGGCTTACAACCCAGGACACGACTGGCGGGATGGCCATTATCCATTGACCCGACAACAATTGGAGCAAGATTTTGATGCCATAAAAGCCATGGGAGCCAATACCATTCGCCGGTACAGCCCCAGCGTATACGATAATAATATTCTGACCATTGCCCAGGAAAAAGATTTAAAAGTACTCTACGGTTTCTGGTTCGACCCCAAAGTAGATTATTATAAAGATACGGTGCAGGTAAAAAAATACTTGCAGAAGGTAGAAGAAACCGTGAGTAAGTTTAAAGATGCGCCAGCCGTACTGGGCTGGTCGGTTGGGAACGAGACCAGTAGTTTGCTTAAAAAACATTATAGCCAACCGTACCTGAGCTTGAACCGGAAGGCTTACATGCACATGCTGGAGTTAATGGCGGAACGCATTCACCTGATTGATCCGGCCCGGCCCGTTTTCACTTCTCTGGAACATTCGCGGCAATTGGCCGGGGAACTGCTAGCGTTTGGCCAACTGGTGCCATCCGTAGATGTGGTAGGTATCAATTCGTACTACACCCAGCAGATAAGTAAATTACAGGAGATAAACGCCAAGTTCAATCCACACCGCCCGTATCTGATTTCTGAATTTGGCCCGAGTGGCTACTGGGATCCGGAGTACTCGCTGATAGATAAAAATACGATACTAATTGAGGAGACGAATGCCCAAAAAGCCACTTTATATACTCAGGAATGGCAAAGTTTTATTCAGAAAAATAAAGGAAATAATGTTGGCGGTGTAGCCTTTTGCTGGCGCGACCGCTTCGAAGGTTCGGCTACCTGGTTTGGGTTAACCGATTTTAGAGGTCGAAAAAAGCCGGTGTACTATGCTTTGCAACAGATTTGGACAGATCAAACTCCTGCGCCTGCTCCTAAAGTACAGATTGTAGGCCCATCTGGTTTTCTGGTGCCAAAGACCTCTTTTGAATTTACCGTTGTTGGCAATTTTAACCCGAACAGTAAAATAGAGTGGCAGTTATACAAAGACGATTACCTGGAGAATATGGACGTTTTAGAAAAAATAGATCAGCCAAATAAAGTAGTAGTTACCTTACCCGAGCTAAAAGGTAAATACCACCGCACCAATTATCGCCTGTATGTGTATGTATCGGATGGAAAAGGGAACGTGATTACTGCCAGTAAAAGTTTAATAATGTAA